The Setaria viridis chromosome 6, Setaria_viridis_v4.0, whole genome shotgun sequence genome contains a region encoding:
- the LOC117861948 gene encoding BTB/POZ and MATH domain-containing protein 1, with product MGVIRLLDYAGTKSLAIGDLIHSDEISSGGHIWRILCYPHGDRKADNGVYLSLFLKLVSESEKVKAIFDAFLIGRDGAPSPSPSHARRCVKVYGTNKAWGFPQFVERADLESTYIMDGRITFMCGAIVLCADPISVPCSDIGDHLGRLLDGADGSDVSFTVGSEKFRAHRAVLAARSPVFKAQLLGSMAEAKMRCISLHGITPATFQILLRFMYTDALPRDEELEGSSPIELFQHLLAAADMYQLDRLKLMCAHKLWERVSAENVATILGCAETHSCPELKSRCLDFFVVEKNFRSAVLTEGYLRLMQSFPSVIDEIRARFSLFIVSEKFLIDTVLLFLMAPDPTTEMHLCAPNYVFVTSAQRVVGTLSLFVPSPPEGDGGEEEAAELELPACKGTKSVTLFLAKPWRLRLPPPGSFTALTSLTIQYGRMEGGELTALVCTRCPSLRILTLCVTLVAASDFTIRSDSLCSVFLWVKIQEHTAAGDSRPETAPPVFIRRH from the exons ATGGGCGTCATCCGGCTG CTCGACTACGCAGGAACCAAGAGCCTTGCCATCGGCGACCTCATCCACTCCGACGAAATCTCCTCTGGGGGGCACATCTGGAGGATACTTTGCTACCCACACGGAGACCGGAAGGCCGACAATGGCGTTTACCTCTCTCTGTTTCTAAAGCTCGTCAGCGAATCCGAAAAGGTCAAGGCCATTTTTGACGCATTTCTGATTGGCAGAGAcggcgcgccgtcgccgtcgccgtcgcacgCCCGGCGGTGCGTCAAAGTGTACGGCACCAACAAGGCATGGGGATTTCCACAGTTCGTGGAGCGGGCAGATCTAGAATCCACCTACATAATGGATGGCCGTATCACGTTCATGTGCGGAGCCATAGTTCTGTGTGCCGACCCGATATCTGTGCCATGCTCTGACATAGGCGACCATCTTGGGCGCCTCCTGGATGGTGCCGACGGTTCGGACGTGTCCTTCACCGTCGGCAGCGAGAAGTTCCGGGCTCACCGGGCGGTGctcgccgcccgctcgccggtGTTCAAGGCGCAGCTCCTCGGCTCCATGGCGGAGGCCAAGATGCGCTGCATCTCGCTGCACGGCATCACGCCCGCGACGTTCCAGATCCTGCTGCGGTTTATGTACACCGATGCGCTGCCGAGAGACGAAGAGCTCGAGGGCTCTTCCCCCATCGAGTTGTTCCAGCATCTGCTCGCAGCAGCTGACATGTACCAGCTGGACAGGCTGAAGCTCATGTGCGCCCACAAGCTGTGGGAGCGTGTATCGGCGGAGAATGTCGCGACAATACTAGGCTGCGCTGAGACGCACAGCTGCCCGGAGCTGAAGAGCAGGTGCCTTGATTTCTTCGTCGTGGAGAAGAACTTCAGGAGCGCGGTGCTGACCGAGGGGTACCTGCGGCTGATGCAGAGCTTCCCATCCGTGATCGATGAGATAAGAGCACGG TTCTCTCTCTTTATCGTCTCAGAAAAGTTTCTGATCGACACTGTATTACTGTTCTTGATGGCCCCTGATCCTACAACTGAGATGCATCTCTGTGCACCTAACT ATGTGTTCGTCACGTCCGCGCAGCGCGTGGTGGGGACGCTCTCCCTGTTCGTGCCTTCGCCGCCggagggcgacggcggggaagaagaggcGGCGGAGCTCGAGCTCCCGGCGTGCAAGGGAACGAAAAGCGTCACGCTATTCCTCGCAAAACCATGGAGgctccggctgccgccgccgggctcgTTCACGGCGCTGACCTCGCTGACGATACAATACGGCCGCATGGAAGGCGGCGAGCTCACCGCTCTTGTCTGCACCCGATGCCCGAGCCTGAGGATCCTGACCCTCTGCGTCACACTGGTTGCTGCCTCGGATTTCACCATACGCTCCGACTCGCTGTGTTCAGTCTTCTTATGGGTCAAGATTCAAGAACACACGGCGGCTGGAGATAGTCGCCCCGAAACTGCACCACCTGTCTTTATCCGACGCCATTGA